The genomic segment GGGCGGCGGAACCGATCCGCGCGCTGGGCGGTGAGGTCCGCACCGGAGTCGCCGTGCGGGAGATTCTCATCGAGAACAGGGAAGTTGTGGGCGTCCGTCTTTCGGATGGGGAGTGCCTGAAGGCGGAGGCGGTGGTATCCGCCCTGCCTCCTCACCGGCTCTACAGCATAATTCCGGCGGACATCCGCCATCTGCCGCCCTGGGCCGGGCTCTCCCGGCTGGAGGCCGCCCCCATTGCCACGGCCTACATCCGGCTGGCGGAGGCGGTGCCGGGAGAGGTTTTCGAGGCGCTTCTGGATGCGCCCTGGGAGTGGCTCTTCCGACCGCGGGCGGGCGCGGAGCGAGATGGTGGCTTCATCGCCCTTCTGGCGGAGGGGGGGGATTCTATCGCGGCGGCCACTC from the bacterium genome contains:
- a CDS encoding FAD-dependent oxidoreductase, whose amino-acid sequence is AAEPIRALGGEVRTGVAVREILIENREVVGVRLSDGECLKAEAVVSALPPHRLYSIIPADIRHLPPWAGLSRLEAAPIATAYIRLAEAVPGEVFEALLDAPWEWLFRPRAGAERDGGFIALLAEGGDSIAAATRGELEVSARETAARFFPGNGIREIRIVRERRATWANSVDEQRWRPGTATPIENLYLAGDWTATGLPATVEGAVRSGFSAAREVLSVAENA